In a genomic window of Chryseobacterium sp. G0162:
- a CDS encoding peptidase, which produces MLQAEIKSLLKEDISILIKIPNSGKHYVCDCGEASLLTVKEAQAISAIFISHTHIDHFSNFDGIFRHQIGSGEKVVICGPKNIHQQIEARLKSYTWNLIDENAIEYEIHEIISKEEINIYTLRPPYWNAEYVKTQNFLFEDKYVNVDFAILDHKTDSIAYLFKEKDSVTFHDNASDFRKGKWISELKTAFENNDLEKEIEIEETLYKASDLFHLLTINEGYKLGVIMDHAVDEDNYKKIKAVFNNADKVYIETFYKDTDQEFAKINYHSFASASGKIMNECKVKEAVPIHFSRRYTENDQLEIESAFYKAFQN; this is translated from the coding sequence ATGTTACAAGCAGAAATAAAAAGTCTTTTAAAAGAAGACATCAGTATATTAATAAAAATTCCTAATTCAGGAAAGCATTATGTATGTGATTGTGGAGAAGCAAGTTTACTCACAGTAAAGGAAGCGCAGGCGATATCAGCAATATTCATCAGTCATACTCATATCGATCATTTTTCCAACTTTGATGGTATTTTCAGACATCAGATTGGCAGTGGTGAAAAAGTTGTGATCTGTGGACCGAAAAATATCCATCAGCAAATTGAGGCAAGATTAAAATCCTACACCTGGAACTTAATAGATGAAAATGCCATTGAATACGAAATTCATGAAATTATTTCCAAAGAAGAAATCAACATCTATACGCTTCGTCCTCCTTACTGGAATGCTGAATATGTAAAGACACAGAATTTTCTATTTGAAGATAAATATGTAAATGTTGATTTTGCTATTCTGGATCACAAAACAGATTCTATTGCGTATCTGTTTAAAGAAAAAGATTCAGTGACTTTTCATGACAATGCCTCTGATTTTAGGAAAGGAAAATGGATCAGTGAATTGAAAACCGCTTTTGAAAATAATGATCTTGAAAAAGAAATTGAAATAGAAGAAACCTTGTATAAAGCATCGGATCTGTTCCATTTGTTGACAATAAATGAAGGTTACAAATTAGGCGTCATCATGGATCATGCTGTAGATGAAGATAATTATAAAAAGATAAAAGCCGTTTTCAATAATGCAGATAAAGTCTATATTGAAACCTTTTACAAGGATACGGATCAGGAGTTCGCCAAGATCAATTATCACAGTTTTGCCTCTGCATCAGGAAAAATTATGAATGAATGTAAGGTGAAAGAAGCCGTTCCGATCCATTTTTCAAGAAGATATACTGAAAACGACCAACTGGAAATTGAATCTGCTTTTTATAAAGCATTTCAAAATTAA
- a CDS encoding RNA ligase, Rnl2 family, producing MIFKTYNSIENAYQTRMIDQIRLQGFGDEVFIVQEKVHGANFSFFTDGKEIKIAKRTAFIEKEEKFYNAHQILEQYRKNVINLFQKVKTIYPNVETVVIYGELFGGSYNHKEVEPVKNAIKVQKGIEYAPYNDFYAFDIKLNGVTYLDTDIINSIFEKTGFFYAKTLFEGTLEEALRFPNVFNSKIPTWLRLPEMNNMCEGTIIKTLKTKYFGNGARVILKNKNEKWIEKSKMVKKERKATQKQVDFSETAQNIWGEIQQYVTANRLNNVVSKIGEFEPKIMGKVIGLFAQDILEDFEKDFPAVFTTIEKDEHKRINKKLNSLVIDCIKEELMTLKV from the coding sequence ATGATTTTCAAAACATATAACTCTATAGAAAATGCTTACCAAACCCGCATGATCGATCAGATCAGGTTGCAGGGCTTTGGGGATGAGGTTTTCATCGTGCAGGAAAAAGTTCACGGTGCTAATTTCTCTTTCTTTACCGACGGAAAGGAAATTAAGATCGCAAAACGAACAGCTTTTATTGAAAAAGAAGAAAAATTTTACAATGCACATCAGATTTTGGAACAATACAGAAAAAATGTAATTAATTTGTTTCAAAAAGTGAAAACAATATACCCGAATGTTGAGACAGTAGTCATCTACGGCGAATTATTCGGTGGCAGTTACAATCATAAAGAAGTAGAACCCGTAAAAAATGCGATAAAAGTGCAAAAAGGAATTGAATATGCACCGTATAACGATTTTTATGCATTTGACATTAAGTTGAATGGGGTCACTTATTTGGATACAGATATCATCAACTCAATTTTTGAGAAGACCGGATTTTTCTATGCTAAAACTTTGTTTGAAGGAACTTTAGAAGAAGCTTTAAGATTCCCGAATGTTTTCAATTCTAAAATCCCAACCTGGTTAAGATTACCGGAAATGAACAACATGTGTGAAGGAACCATTATTAAGACCTTAAAAACCAAATATTTCGGAAACGGAGCCAGAGTCATTCTAAAAAATAAAAATGAAAAATGGATTGAAAAATCTAAAATGGTAAAAAAAGAAAGAAAAGCTACTCAAAAACAGGTTGATTTTAGTGAAACTGCTCAAAATATCTGGGGGGAGATTCAACAATATGTAACAGCAAACAGATTGAATAATGTCGTGAGCAAAATTGGTGAATTTGAACCCAAAATCATGGGTAAAGTGATAGGACTTTTTGCACAGGATATTTTAGAAGATTTTGAAAAAGATTTTCCAGCTGTTTTCACAACCATAGAAAAAGATGAGCATAAAAGGATCAACAAAAAGTTGAACTCTTTAGTCATTGATTGTATAAAAGAAGAGTTAATGACTCTTAAAGTCTAG
- a CDS encoding tetratricopeptide repeat protein, whose amino-acid sequence MNKQKFIDKFMAAFVLLAMFKIIGIVAQLFHESFWSVVGTLVIFLIVAFIILMVIATLKDKEQSKQNSRRGGAGGGSFYLENSLFDRIRSKYEDLAQKYLAEKDYKKAAKVYMNLLQDYYRGAKTLEDGGFYNEAAAIYLKKLKSKSDAANCYEKAKQYKKAIDLYKEMEQKEKVGDLYKEINDLKNAHTYYQMVADDYTANNQMVKASLVYRKKMEKPEDAQKVLLKGWEEDKDAFNCLNNYFANIFDSTKLETEIQAMYEKTPAYKKLTYLEAMKHEFKKDPKLQYVTRKIAYEIVAEKVESRSEIVNELKHFNPKDEVILKDISRFKTGRNKMFRN is encoded by the coding sequence ATGAATAAACAGAAATTTATAGACAAATTCATGGCTGCCTTTGTTCTGCTGGCCATGTTTAAGATCATCGGAATCGTAGCCCAGCTGTTCCATGAGAGTTTTTGGAGTGTAGTAGGAACTCTGGTAATCTTTTTAATTGTAGCATTTATTATCCTTATGGTGATTGCCACTTTAAAGGATAAAGAACAAAGTAAGCAGAATTCAAGAAGAGGAGGTGCAGGCGGAGGAAGTTTCTATCTGGAGAATTCTTTATTTGACAGGATTCGAAGTAAATATGAAGACCTTGCCCAAAAATATCTTGCCGAAAAAGATTACAAGAAAGCAGCAAAAGTATATATGAATCTCCTGCAGGATTATTACAGAGGGGCAAAGACCTTGGAAGATGGCGGATTTTATAACGAGGCAGCTGCAATATATCTTAAAAAACTAAAAAGTAAATCCGATGCTGCGAATTGTTACGAAAAGGCAAAACAATACAAAAAAGCAATTGATCTGTACAAAGAAATGGAGCAGAAAGAAAAAGTAGGGGATCTTTATAAAGAAATCAATGATCTGAAAAATGCCCATACTTATTATCAAATGGTAGCAGATGACTATACAGCCAATAATCAAATGGTAAAAGCGTCACTGGTATATCGGAAGAAAATGGAAAAGCCGGAAGATGCCCAAAAAGTATTATTAAAAGGATGGGAAGAAGATAAAGATGCCTTCAACTGTTTGAATAACTATTTTGCGAATATTTTTGATAGTACAAAACTGGAAACGGAAATACAGGCGATGTATGAAAAAACTCCGGCCTATAAAAAACTCACCTATCTGGAAGCAATGAAGCATGAGTTTAAGAAAGATCCCAAGTTACAGTATGTTACAAGAAAAATAGCTTATGAGATCGTTGCTGAAAAAGTAGAAAGCCGTTCAGAAATTGTTAACGAGTTGAAACATTTCAATCCTAAAGATGAAGTGATCCTTAAAGATATCTCAAGATTTAAGACCGGAAGAAATAAAATGTTTAGAAATTAA
- a CDS encoding ribonuclease H-like YkuK family protein, which yields METQQQTWQNMKGKFFQHSITQLVEEAIIREQANGHRLKVCVGSDSHVYGEAINYATAVVFIREGKGAFTFIRKEREIQTISIKERMLNEVNKSVEIAYAICSVLDTYGVEMEVHADINTDPDFKSNAALKDAMGYILGMGYVFKAKPFAFASSNCADMMV from the coding sequence ATGGAAACGCAACAACAAACATGGCAGAATATGAAAGGAAAATTTTTCCAACATTCTATCACACAGCTGGTAGAAGAAGCCATTATTCGCGAACAGGCAAACGGACATCGTCTGAAAGTATGTGTGGGATCAGACTCTCACGTATATGGAGAAGCTATTAATTATGCTACGGCAGTAGTATTTATTCGTGAAGGAAAAGGAGCGTTTACCTTTATCAGAAAAGAAAGAGAAATACAGACCATCAGTATTAAAGAGCGAATGCTGAATGAAGTCAACAAATCTGTTGAAATTGCTTACGCAATTTGTTCTGTATTGGATACTTATGGAGTAGAAATGGAGGTACACGCAGACATCAATACCGATCCTGATTTTAAATCCAATGCAGCATTAAAAGATGCAATGGGATACATTCTGGGAATGGGATATGTGTTTAAAGCAAAACCTTTTGCCTTCGCAAGTTCCAACTGTGCTGATATGATGGTGTAA
- a CDS encoding DinB family protein, which yields MEPKGERSLREIRNLITQQYYQCQNYLDLMKNGEGVLYKTTMSVNNLGKINVYEYIYFLSLHAQRHITQMGNNQSEMIKN from the coding sequence ATGGAGCCTAAAGGAGAACGAAGTTTAAGAGAGATCAGAAACCTGATTACTCAACAGTATTATCAATGTCAGAATTACCTGGATTTGATGAAAAATGGCGAAGGAGTTCTCTATAAAACGACCATGAGCGTGAATAATCTGGGGAAAATCAATGTCTATGAGTACATTTATTTTCTCTCACTTCATGCACAAAGACACATTACCCAAATGGGAAATAACCAATCAGAAATGATTAAAAACTAA
- a CDS encoding penicillin-binding protein, translated as MTIQRAHINAELFESPSNKGLLGYDEGVWNEAKCADFGNYLL; from the coding sequence ATGACAATACAAAGAGCACATATCAATGCAGAACTATTCGAAAGTCCTTCTAATAAAGGATTATTAGGATATGATGAAGGGGTATGGAATGAGGCGAAATGTGCTGACTTTGGAAATTATTTACTATAA
- a CDS encoding cyclic-phosphate processing receiver domain-containing protein: MEIIKRLLFLDDIRYPIEAYRYTKQDIFLRRDWHIVRNYDQFVNRILEKGLPEMISFDHDLADEHYLKTDTGEFVEKTGYDCAKWLIEYCMDHYLDLPKFYCHSMNPVGKENIERLLKNFKKL; the protein is encoded by the coding sequence ATGGAAATAATCAAAAGACTATTATTTCTGGATGATATACGATATCCGATTGAGGCATATCGTTATACCAAACAGGATATTTTTCTCAGAAGAGATTGGCATATCGTTCGAAATTACGATCAGTTTGTCAACAGAATCCTGGAAAAGGGACTTCCGGAAATGATTTCTTTTGACCATGACCTTGCAGATGAACATTATCTGAAAACAGATACCGGTGAATTTGTGGAAAAAACAGGCTACGATTGTGCAAAATGGCTGATAGAATATTGTATGGATCATTATTTAGACCTACCCAAATTCTACTGTCATTCCATGAATCCTGTAGGAAAGGAGAATATTGAAAGACTTTTAAAAAACTTTAAAAAATTGTAA
- a CDS encoding DinB family protein, with product MDIFRYIQEIRNHLSLSFNEVDGWFDKDGTTLNYQPSNGGWSVQQILEHIYLTNFYLLILIEKGSKKAMRNSLKLDLESEIKTTVSTKKILKK from the coding sequence ATGGACATTTTCAGATATATCCAGGAGATTAGAAATCATCTCAGCCTTAGTTTTAATGAGGTTGACGGATGGTTTGATAAAGATGGTACAACCCTGAACTATCAGCCATCAAATGGAGGCTGGTCAGTTCAACAGATTTTAGAGCATATCTATCTTACAAATTTTTATTTGCTGATCCTTATTGAAAAAGGCTCAAAAAAGGCAATGCGAAATTCTTTAAAACTCGACCTGGAATCTGAAATTAAAACTACAGTTTCAACAAAGAAAATTTTGAAAAAGTAG